In Candidatus Cohnella colombiensis, one DNA window encodes the following:
- the rpoC gene encoding DNA-directed RNA polymerase subunit beta', whose translation MLDVNNFEFMKIGLASPDKIRSWSRGEVKKPETINYRTLKPEKEGLFCEKIFGPTKDWECHCGKYKRVRYKGVVCDRCGVEVTRAKVRRERMGHIELAAPVSHIWYFKGIPSRMGLALDMSPRSLEEIIYFASYVVTDPGDTPLERKQLLSEKEYRSYREKYGYAFSAGMGAEAVKKLLQDIDLDRDLEMLREELRTAQGQRRNRAIKRLEVVEAFRNSGNLPDWMILDVLPVIPPELRPMVQLDGGRFATSDLNDLYRRVINRNNRLKRLLDLGAPDIIVQNEKRMLQEAVDALIDNGRRGRPVTGPGNRPLKSLSHMLKGKQGRFRQNLLGKRVDYSGRSVIVVGPSLKMYQCGLPKEMALELFKPFVMKELVLKGLAHNIKSAKRKVERVSPEVWDVLEEVIKEHPVLLNRAPTLHRLGIQAFEPILVEGRAIKLHPLVCTAYNADFDGDQMAVHVPLSAEAQAEARLLMLASGNILNPKDGKPVVTPSQDMVLGCYYLTMDNKESKGTGLRFANVNEAVSAYQRGVSENSLHARVVIPVRELKKKTFTPEQQDALIVTTIGKIIFNEIFPDTFPYINEATKENLVKGTPDKYFIYDKGADIDKIIDELPTPGAVGKEYLGQIIGECFRIYHTTKTSVILDNIKQLGFTYSTKAGITIAVSDVIVPTEKDVILQQSEEKVKVVSTQYRRGLITDEERRDRVIEIWSKTKDEITDVLMKSMDRYNSIMLMVDSKARGNKSQITQLGGMRGLMANPSGRIIELPIKSNFREGLTVLEYFISTHGARKGLADTALRTADSGYLTRRLVDVAQDVIVREDDCGTDKGITVSRIEDGKEVIEDLFDRIEGRYAFATIRHPETGEVIANRNDLIDTPVAENIIHAGIKQVQIRSVLSCRARHGVCKLCYGRNLATGKKVEIGEAVGIIAAQSIGEPGTQLTMRTFHTGGVAGDDITQGLPRIQELFEARNPKGQAMISEMDGVVKEIRETKDRREIEIQGAAESKIYPVSYGSRIRVIQGQQVEAGDELTDGSIDPKEMLRIKGIRGVQNYILQEVQRVYRNQGVEINDKHIEVMIKQMLRKIRIVDPGDTILLPGAFVDIHEYEAANRTAILADLEPAVARPVLLGITKASLETDSFLSAASFQETTRVLTDAAIKGKVDRLLGLKENVIIGKLIPAGTGMPRYRNIRVVSPFDEPTDEAVELEPVGVE comes from the coding sequence TTGTTAGACGTCAATAACTTTGAGTTCATGAAGATTGGATTAGCTTCCCCGGACAAAATCCGGTCTTGGTCGAGAGGCGAAGTGAAAAAGCCAGAAACGATCAACTACCGTACGTTGAAGCCGGAGAAGGAAGGCTTGTTCTGTGAGAAAATTTTCGGGCCAACTAAGGACTGGGAATGCCATTGCGGTAAATACAAGCGCGTCCGTTATAAGGGCGTAGTCTGTGACCGATGCGGAGTTGAAGTTACGCGTGCGAAAGTTCGCCGTGAACGGATGGGCCATATCGAATTGGCTGCTCCTGTATCTCACATTTGGTACTTCAAGGGTATCCCTAGCCGTATGGGCTTGGCACTAGATATGTCGCCACGTTCGTTGGAAGAGATCATCTACTTCGCTTCCTATGTGGTAACTGATCCAGGTGATACACCACTGGAGCGCAAGCAATTGCTTTCGGAGAAGGAATACCGTAGCTATCGCGAAAAGTACGGCTATGCATTTTCCGCTGGTATGGGTGCTGAAGCAGTGAAAAAGCTGCTGCAAGATATCGATCTTGATCGCGATCTTGAGATGTTAAGAGAAGAGCTTCGTACCGCACAAGGGCAACGTCGTAATCGTGCGATTAAGCGCCTTGAAGTCGTTGAAGCATTCCGCAATTCTGGCAACCTGCCAGATTGGATGATTCTCGATGTTCTTCCAGTTATCCCGCCAGAGCTTCGTCCAATGGTTCAATTGGATGGTGGTCGCTTCGCTACAAGTGACTTGAATGACTTGTACCGTCGTGTAATTAACCGTAATAACCGTCTCAAGCGTTTGCTTGATTTGGGTGCTCCGGACATTATCGTGCAAAACGAGAAGCGGATGCTTCAAGAAGCAGTTGACGCATTGATTGACAATGGTCGTCGCGGTCGTCCTGTAACGGGACCTGGTAATCGTCCATTGAAATCACTGAGCCACATGTTGAAAGGGAAGCAAGGTCGCTTTCGTCAAAACTTGTTAGGTAAGCGCGTTGACTATTCCGGTCGTTCGGTTATCGTTGTAGGTCCAAGCTTGAAAATGTATCAGTGCGGTCTGCCGAAGGAAATGGCGCTTGAGTTGTTCAAGCCTTTCGTTATGAAAGAGCTTGTACTTAAAGGACTTGCACACAACATTAAGAGCGCTAAGCGTAAGGTTGAACGCGTAAGCCCTGAAGTGTGGGATGTGCTTGAGGAAGTTATCAAGGAACACCCTGTTCTGCTAAACCGTGCACCTACGTTGCATAGACTAGGTATTCAAGCATTCGAACCGATCTTGGTTGAAGGTCGCGCAATTAAGCTTCACCCACTCGTTTGTACAGCGTACAACGCTGACTTCGACGGTGACCAAATGGCCGTCCACGTACCACTTTCGGCAGAAGCACAAGCTGAAGCGCGTCTACTGATGCTTGCTTCAGGCAATATCCTTAACCCTAAAGATGGTAAACCTGTTGTTACACCGTCTCAAGATATGGTACTTGGTTGCTACTATCTCACGATGGACAATAAGGAATCTAAGGGTACAGGACTTCGCTTTGCGAATGTGAATGAAGCTGTATCTGCGTATCAACGTGGCGTATCTGAAAACTCTCTGCATGCACGCGTCGTTATTCCTGTGCGTGAGCTGAAGAAGAAGACATTTACTCCTGAACAACAAGATGCGCTAATTGTTACAACGATCGGTAAAATCATCTTTAACGAAATTTTCCCGGATACGTTCCCTTATATCAATGAGGCAACAAAGGAAAACCTCGTTAAAGGTACACCTGATAAATATTTTATCTACGACAAGGGCGCAGACATCGATAAAATTATTGATGAACTTCCGACACCTGGCGCTGTAGGTAAAGAATATCTTGGACAAATTATCGGTGAGTGCTTCCGTATTTATCATACGACGAAGACTTCGGTAATTTTGGACAATATCAAGCAACTTGGTTTCACGTATTCGACGAAAGCTGGTATTACGATCGCGGTTTCTGATGTTATCGTACCAACTGAGAAGGATGTCATTCTGCAACAATCCGAAGAGAAGGTTAAGGTCGTTTCGACACAATACCGTCGTGGATTGATTACAGATGAAGAGCGTCGTGACCGTGTTATCGAAATTTGGAGTAAGACGAAGGATGAAATTACGGATGTGCTGATGAAGTCCATGGATCGTTACAATTCGATCATGTTGATGGTAGATTCAAAAGCACGGGGTAACAAATCTCAAATTACTCAGCTTGGCGGTATGCGTGGTTTGATGGCTAACCCATCTGGACGTATTATCGAATTGCCGATTAAATCGAACTTCCGTGAAGGTCTGACAGTATTGGAGTACTTTATCTCCACTCACGGAGCGCGGAAAGGTCTTGCCGATACCGCACTTCGTACAGCTGACTCAGGTTACTTGACTCGTCGTCTCGTAGACGTTGCACAAGACGTTATCGTTCGTGAAGATGATTGTGGTACGGATAAAGGTATCACGGTTTCACGTATTGAAGACGGTAAGGAAGTCATCGAGGATCTGTTCGACCGTATCGAAGGACGCTATGCATTTGCAACGATTCGTCATCCAGAAACAGGTGAAGTCATTGCAAACCGTAACGATCTAATCGACACTCCAGTTGCTGAAAATATCATTCATGCAGGCATCAAACAAGTTCAAATCCGTTCCGTACTGAGCTGCCGTGCACGTCATGGCGTATGTAAGCTCTGTTATGGTCGCAACCTCGCAACAGGTAAAAAGGTTGAAATCGGTGAAGCAGTTGGGATTATCGCTGCACAGTCTATCGGTGAGCCGGGTACACAACTTACGATGCGTACGTTCCATACCGGGGGCGTAGCAGGGGATGATATTACACAAGGTTTGCCGCGTATTCAAGAATTGTTCGAAGCACGTAATCCGAAAGGTCAAGCGATGATTTCCGAGATGGATGGTGTTGTTAAGGAAATCCGTGAGACAAAGGATCGCCGTGAAATCGAGATTCAAGGCGCTGCAGAGTCCAAAATCTATCCTGTCAGCTATGGTTCACGTATTCGTGTAATCCAAGGACAACAGGTAGAAGCTGGGGATGAACTTACGGATGGTTCCATCGATCCGAAGGAAATGCTTCGTATCAAAGGTATCCGTGGTGTTCAAAACTACATTCTTCAAGAAGTTCAACGCGTATATCGTAACCAAGGCGTTGAAATCAACGATAAGCATATCGAAGTTATGATCAAGCAGATGCTTCGTAAGATTCGGATCGTTGATCCGGGTGATACGATTCTCCTTCCAGGAGCATTCGTGGATATCCATGAGTATGAAGCAGCTAACCGCACTGCAATTCTTGCAGATCTAGAACCAGCAGTTGCGCGTCCAGTTCTTCTCGGGATTACGAAGGCATCTCTCGAAACAGATTCGTTCTTATCTGCTGCATCATTCCAAGAGACGACACGCGTATTGACTGACGCTGCAATTAAGGGGAAAGTCGACCGCTTGCTCGGATTGAAGGAAAATGTAATTATCGGGAAGCTCATCCCAGCAGGTACGGGTATGCCTCGCTACCGCAACATTCGTGTTGTGTCGCCATTTGACGAACCGACTGATGAAGCTGTTGAGCTAGAACCAGTTGGCGTAGAATAA
- the rpoB gene encoding DNA-directed RNA polymerase subunit beta: protein MAGHLVQYGRRSRRSYARINEVLDVPNLIEIQQQSYQKFLDEGLREIFQDISPISDFTGNLVLEFIDYSLGEPKYPVDESKERDVTFAAPLRVKVRLFNKETGEVKEQEVFMGDFPLMTETGTFIINGAERVIVSQLVRSPSVYYSTKVDKNGKKTFTATVIPNRGAWLELETDAKDIVYVRIDRTRKIPVTVLLRALGFGTDAEILDLLGQDEYIRNTLEKDNTDSTEKALIEIYERLRPGEPPTLENARSLLIARFFDPKRYDLANVGRYKINKKLHIKNRLFNQRLAETLVDPTTGEIIAESGQMIDRRLLDQILPMLEKNVGFKTYRVAGGVNEVEDIPLQCVSVYSPDDEAKVIKVISNGLIDKSVKNITPADIISSINYFLNLLQSIGNTDDIDHLGNRRLRSVGELLQNQFRIGLSRMERVVRERMSIQDQNAITPQALINIRPVIAAIKEFFGSSQLSQFMDQTNPLAELTHKRRLSALGPGGLTRERAGFEVRDVHHSHYGRMCPIETPEGPNIGLINSLSTFARINEYGFIEAPYRKVDPNTNRVTAEISYMTADEEDNYIIAQANALLNEDGSFVDENVIVRYNKQTDNILTLPSDRVDYMDVSPKQVVSVATAMIPFLENDDSNRALMGSNMQRQAVPLLVPEAPFVGTGMEHKAAKDSGVCIVSKYDGFIERVSANEIQLRRVEIIDGKEVKGDLVRYKLQKFMRSNQGTCINQRPLVKVGEVIKKGDIMADGPSTETGELALGRNVVVAFMTWEGYNYEDAILLSEKLVREDVYTSIHIEEYESEARDTKLGPEEITRDIPNVGEDALRNLDERGIIRVGAEISAGDILVGKVTPKGVTELTAEERLLHAIFGEKAREVRDTSLRVPHGTDGIVVDVKVFTRENGDELPPGVNQLVRAYIAQKRKISEGDKMAGRHGNKGVIARILPEEDMPFLPDGTPVQVVLNPLGVPSRMNIGQVLEVHLGMACRLLGIHAATPVFDGASEHDVFDTMEEAGMQRNGKWTLRDGRSGEYFEREVTVGVMYMIKLAHMVDDKIHARSTGPYSLVTQQPLGGKAQFGGQRFGEMEVWALEAYGAAYTLQEILTVKSDDVVGRVKTYESIVKGENVPEPGVPESFKVLIKELQSLGMDVKILSGDEKEIEMKDMDDEEDAAGDKLNLNLEGSEVGVE, encoded by the coding sequence TTGGCAGGACATCTTGTTCAGTATGGTCGCCGATCACGGCGTAGCTACGCCCGCATTAACGAAGTGTTGGACGTCCCAAACCTGATCGAAATCCAGCAGCAATCGTACCAGAAGTTTTTGGACGAGGGTTTGCGTGAGATTTTCCAGGACATTTCGCCAATTTCAGACTTTACGGGCAATTTGGTACTCGAGTTTATCGACTATAGCTTAGGCGAGCCTAAGTATCCGGTCGATGAATCCAAGGAACGCGATGTAACGTTCGCAGCTCCATTACGAGTGAAAGTTCGACTGTTTAATAAGGAGACTGGTGAGGTCAAGGAACAAGAGGTGTTCATGGGTGATTTTCCACTCATGACGGAAACGGGTACGTTCATCATTAATGGTGCTGAGCGGGTTATCGTAAGCCAATTGGTTCGCTCTCCGAGTGTGTACTATAGTACTAAAGTCGATAAGAACGGTAAGAAGACGTTCACTGCAACTGTCATTCCAAACCGCGGTGCTTGGCTAGAACTGGAAACAGATGCTAAGGACATCGTATATGTGCGTATCGATCGTACTCGGAAAATTCCGGTTACTGTATTGTTGCGTGCTCTTGGTTTTGGTACCGATGCTGAGATTCTTGATCTCTTAGGACAAGACGAATATATTCGCAATACGTTGGAGAAGGACAACACCGATTCAACGGAGAAGGCGCTTATCGAAATTTATGAGCGTCTGCGTCCAGGTGAGCCTCCTACACTAGAGAACGCGCGTAGCTTGCTGATCGCACGCTTCTTTGATCCGAAACGTTACGATCTTGCGAATGTAGGACGCTATAAAATCAATAAGAAGCTGCATATCAAGAACAGACTGTTCAATCAACGTCTAGCGGAAACGCTAGTTGACCCGACTACTGGAGAAATAATTGCTGAATCAGGTCAAATGATTGATCGTCGTCTGCTTGATCAAATTCTTCCGATGCTTGAGAAGAATGTTGGCTTTAAGACGTACCGTGTTGCTGGTGGTGTCAATGAAGTTGAAGACATTCCACTACAATGTGTTAGTGTATATTCACCTGATGATGAAGCGAAAGTCATCAAGGTTATTTCTAATGGACTCATCGACAAGTCGGTGAAGAACATTACACCTGCTGACATCATTTCGTCGATCAACTACTTCTTGAATCTACTGCAAAGCATCGGTAACACAGATGATATCGATCATCTCGGTAACCGTCGTCTTCGTTCTGTAGGTGAATTGTTGCAAAACCAATTCCGTATTGGTTTGTCACGGATGGAAAGAGTTGTTCGTGAAAGAATGTCAATTCAGGATCAAAATGCGATTACGCCTCAAGCGTTAATTAACATTCGTCCAGTTATCGCTGCGATTAAAGAATTTTTCGGATCATCGCAACTTTCACAATTTATGGATCAAACGAACCCTCTTGCAGAGCTAACGCATAAGCGTCGTCTGTCCGCACTCGGACCTGGTGGACTTACGCGTGAACGTGCGGGCTTCGAAGTCCGTGACGTCCATCACTCTCATTACGGTCGTATGTGTCCTATTGAAACGCCGGAAGGTCCGAACATCGGGTTGATCAACTCCTTGTCTACCTTTGCACGCATTAACGAATATGGTTTCATCGAGGCGCCTTATCGTAAAGTTGATCCAAACACGAATCGCGTTACGGCTGAAATCAGCTATATGACTGCTGATGAAGAGGACAATTACATCATCGCGCAAGCGAATGCCCTACTTAACGAAGATGGGTCTTTCGTAGACGAGAACGTTATCGTTCGCTATAACAAGCAAACGGATAACATTCTTACATTGCCGAGTGATCGCGTTGACTACATGGACGTATCTCCTAAGCAGGTTGTTTCCGTCGCTACAGCGATGATTCCGTTCCTCGAGAACGATGACTCCAACCGTGCGCTCATGGGATCGAACATGCAACGTCAAGCTGTACCGTTGCTCGTGCCAGAAGCTCCTTTCGTAGGTACAGGTATGGAGCATAAAGCGGCAAAAGACTCCGGTGTATGTATTGTGTCCAAATACGACGGTTTCATCGAACGTGTTTCTGCTAATGAAATCCAACTTCGTCGCGTCGAGATCATCGATGGTAAAGAAGTAAAGGGTGATTTGGTAAGATATAAGCTACAGAAATTCATGCGCTCTAACCAAGGTACTTGTATTAATCAACGTCCACTTGTAAAGGTTGGCGAAGTGATTAAGAAGGGTGACATCATGGCTGATGGTCCTTCAACGGAGACTGGCGAATTAGCGCTTGGTCGTAACGTTGTCGTTGCCTTCATGACTTGGGAAGGTTACAACTACGAGGATGCGATTTTGCTATCTGAGAAGCTAGTGCGTGAAGATGTGTACACTTCGATTCATATCGAAGAATACGAGTCTGAAGCTCGTGATACGAAGCTCGGACCTGAAGAAATTACTCGCGACATTCCTAACGTAGGTGAAGATGCGCTTCGCAATCTCGATGAGCGTGGAATTATCCGTGTCGGTGCTGAAATTAGTGCAGGAGACATTCTCGTTGGTAAAGTTACACCTAAGGGTGTTACTGAGCTTACTGCAGAAGAGCGTCTACTTCATGCGATCTTTGGTGAGAAAGCACGTGAAGTACGTGATACGTCACTACGTGTACCGCATGGTACTGACGGAATCGTCGTTGACGTGAAAGTGTTTACTCGTGAGAACGGCGATGAGCTGCCACCTGGAGTGAATCAACTCGTTCGTGCCTATATCGCTCAGAAACGTAAGATTTCCGAAGGCGATAAGATGGCAGGACGTCACGGTAACAAAGGGGTTATCGCACGGATCTTACCAGAAGAAGATATGCCGTTCCTTCCGGACGGAACGCCTGTACAAGTCGTTCTTAATCCGCTAGGGGTACCTTCACGGATGAACATCGGGCAAGTGCTTGAAGTTCACTTAGGTATGGCTTGTCGTTTGCTCGGCATTCATGCTGCAACACCTGTATTCGACGGTGCGAGCGAGCATGACGTGTTCGACACGATGGAAGAAGCCGGCATGCAGCGTAACGGTAAATGGACGCTGCGCGATGGACGTTCTGGTGAATATTTCGAGCGTGAAGTTACAGTTGGGGTCATGTACATGATCAAACTGGCGCACATGGTCGACGATAAGATCCATGCTCGTTCAACAGGTCCTTACTCACTCGTTACGCAACAGCCGCTCGGTGGTAAAGCACAGTTCGGTGGACAGCGCTTCGGGGAAATGGAAGTTTGGGCACTTGAAGCATATGGTGCTGCTTATACATTGCAAGAAATCTTGACAGTCAAGTCCGATGACGTCGTCGGTCGTGTAAAAACGTATGAGTCGATCGTTAAGGGCGAGAACGTTCCTGAACCGGGTGTTCCTGAGTCATTTAAGGTTCTGATTAAAGAACTTCAAAGCTTAGGTATGGACGTTAAGATCCTTTCCGGTGATGAAAAGGAAATCGAAATGAAAGATATGGACGACGAAGAGGATGCCGCTGGCGATAAGCTTAACCTTAATCTAGAGGGCTCTGAAGTCGGCGTAGAGTAG
- a CDS encoding class I SAM-dependent methyltransferase: MNDHYYSNKPTSASARQSFEAKLRGYPLKLTSDAGVFSRDGVDYGSRALIEQMEFADNATILDVGCGYGPMGLTAARLAPRGHVTLIDINERAVELAQYNASLNRISNVSFAVSNLFGAVEGKTYDVILSNPPIRAGKAVVHQLFAEAWSHLKPGGSLWIVIQKKQGAPSALAKLEEVFGEDNVAEVGKDKGFRIYRSIRSLE; this comes from the coding sequence ATGAACGATCATTATTATTCGAATAAGCCAACTTCCGCTAGTGCCAGGCAAAGCTTTGAGGCAAAGCTTAGAGGTTATCCGCTTAAGCTAACGTCAGATGCTGGCGTGTTTTCGCGGGACGGGGTGGACTATGGCAGTCGAGCCCTAATCGAACAGATGGAATTTGCGGATAACGCAACGATTCTTGATGTGGGTTGCGGCTATGGGCCTATGGGATTAACAGCAGCCCGCCTTGCGCCGCGAGGACATGTCACGCTGATCGACATCAACGAAAGGGCTGTCGAGTTAGCTCAATACAATGCATCGTTAAATCGGATTAGTAATGTCTCTTTCGCTGTCAGTAATCTATTCGGTGCAGTTGAAGGGAAGACGTACGATGTCATTCTATCTAATCCTCCGATCCGTGCAGGCAAAGCTGTTGTCCATCAATTGTTCGCCGAAGCGTGGTCTCATCTGAAACCAGGTGGCTCTTTATGGATTGTCATTCAGAAAAAGCAGGGGGCACCTAGTGCGCTAGCTAAGCTCGAAGAAGTTTTCGGAGAAGACAACGTTGCTGAAGTCGGGAAAGACAAGGGATTTAGGATATATAGAAGTATTCGTAGTTTGGAATAA
- the rplL gene encoding 50S ribosomal protein L7/L12 translates to MSKEAILEAIKGMSILELNDLVKAIEEEFGVTAAAPVAAGGAVAVAEAAEQTEFDVILTDAGASKINVIKAVREITGLGLKEAKEVVDGAPKAVKEKVSKEEADSVKAKLEEAGAKVEVK, encoded by the coding sequence ATGAGTAAAGAAGCAATCTTGGAAGCCATTAAAGGCATGTCCATCCTTGAACTAAACGATCTTGTTAAAGCAATCGAAGAAGAATTCGGCGTAACTGCAGCAGCTCCTGTTGCAGCAGGTGGCGCAGTTGCAGTAGCTGAAGCTGCTGAGCAAACTGAATTTGATGTTATTCTTACTGATGCTGGTGCATCTAAGATCAACGTTATCAAAGCAGTTCGTGAAATCACTGGTCTTGGCTTGAAAGAAGCTAAAGAAGTTGTTGATGGCGCACCAAAAGCAGTTAAAGAAAAAGTTAGCAAAGAAGAAGCTGACTCCGTTAAAGCTAAGCTTGAAGAAGCTGGCGCTAAAGTCGAAGTTAAGTAA
- the rplJ gene encoding 50S ribosomal protein L10, with translation MANAKIIQGKQQEVEVIATKLRESTTTVIADYRGLNVAQVTELRKQLREAGVEFQVLKNSLVSRAAANVELTELDSILTGPTAVAFGKDIVAPAKIISDFAKKNDALKVKGGVVEGRYVDAAQIKALADLPSREGMLSMLLSVLQAPVRNFALAVKAVAEKNEASA, from the coding sequence ATGGCAAATGCGAAAATTATCCAAGGCAAGCAACAGGAAGTTGAAGTGATCGCGACTAAACTTCGTGAGAGCACAACGACCGTGATCGCTGACTATCGTGGTTTGAACGTTGCGCAAGTAACTGAGCTTCGTAAGCAGCTTCGTGAAGCTGGCGTAGAATTTCAAGTCCTCAAGAACTCACTCGTTAGCCGTGCGGCTGCGAACGTTGAATTGACTGAGCTTGATTCAATTCTTACAGGTCCAACTGCTGTTGCTTTCGGTAAGGACATCGTTGCACCAGCGAAAATCATTAGTGATTTCGCTAAGAAGAACGATGCTCTGAAAGTAAAAGGTGGAGTCGTAGAAGGACGTTATGTCGATGCGGCTCAAATCAAGGCACTCGCTGATCTTCCTTCCCGCGAAGGTATGCTCTCGATGTTGCTTAGCGTTCTTCAAGCTCCAGTTCGCAACTTCGCGCTCGCAGTTAAAGCGGTCGCTGAGAAGAACGAAGCTAGCGCATAA
- the rplA gene encoding 50S ribosomal protein L1, translating to MAKHGKKYNESAKLIDRDATYESLEAIELVKKAATAKFDETVEAAVRLGVDPRKQDQAVRGVVVLPHGTGKTQRVLVFAKGDKLKEAEAAGADYVGDSELINKIQQGWFEFDVCVATPDMMGEVGKLGRILGGKGLMPNPKAGTVTNDVAKAIQEIKAGKIEYRLDKAGQIHAPIGKVSFDADKLNENLKALIDALSRAKPASSKGVYLKNISISSTMGPGARVNAAEYR from the coding sequence ATGGCTAAACACGGTAAGAAATATAATGAATCAGCTAAGCTGATCGACCGCGATGCAACCTATGAATCATTGGAAGCAATCGAGCTCGTTAAGAAAGCTGCTACAGCTAAATTCGACGAAACTGTTGAAGCTGCTGTCCGTCTCGGCGTTGATCCGAGAAAGCAAGACCAAGCTGTTCGTGGTGTTGTTGTCCTGCCTCACGGCACAGGTAAAACACAACGCGTACTCGTATTCGCGAAGGGTGATAAGCTGAAAGAAGCTGAAGCTGCTGGCGCGGATTACGTTGGTGATTCTGAATTGATCAACAAAATCCAACAAGGTTGGTTTGAGTTCGACGTCTGCGTCGCCACTCCTGACATGATGGGTGAAGTTGGTAAACTTGGTCGTATCCTCGGGGGTAAAGGTTTGATGCCTAACCCTAAAGCGGGCACCGTAACGAATGACGTTGCGAAAGCGATCCAAGAAATCAAGGCTGGTAAGATTGAATACCGTCTTGACAAAGCTGGACAAATTCATGCTCCGATCGGTAAAGTTTCGTTCGATGCTGACAAGCTAAACGAAAACTTGAAAGCTCTGATCGATGCGTTGAGCCGCGCGAAACCAGCTTCTTCCAAGGGTGTATACCTGAAGAACATCTCGATTTCTTCGACGATGGGACCAGGCGCTCGTGTGAACGCTGCTGAATATCGTTAA
- the rplK gene encoding 50S ribosomal protein L11: MAKKVIKLVKLQVSAGKANPAPPIGPALGQAGVNIMAFCKEFNARTADQAGLIIPVVISVYEDRSFTFETKTPPAAVLLRVAAGIQKGSGEPNKVKVATVKRDKVREIAEQKMQDLNAASVEAAMRMVEGTARSMGVTIVD; this comes from the coding sequence ATGGCAAAAAAAGTCATTAAACTAGTAAAGCTACAAGTTAGCGCTGGTAAAGCAAACCCTGCGCCGCCAATCGGTCCTGCACTAGGTCAAGCTGGCGTAAACATTATGGCTTTCTGTAAAGAGTTTAACGCTCGTACAGCAGACCAAGCTGGATTGATTATTCCAGTTGTAATTTCTGTTTACGAAGATCGCTCTTTCACGTTCGAAACGAAAACTCCACCAGCTGCAGTTCTTCTGCGCGTTGCTGCGGGTATTCAAAAAGGTTCCGGCGAACCGAACAAAGTGAAAGTTGCAACAGTCAAACGTGACAAAGTTCGTGAGATTGCAGAGCAAAAAATGCAAGATCTGAACGCGGCTTCAGTTGAAGCAGCTATGCGCATGGTTGAGGGTACAGCCCGCAGCATGGGCGTTACGATCGTTGACTAA
- the nusG gene encoding transcription termination/antitermination protein NusG, translated as MEKRWYVVHTYSGYENKVKANLEKRVESMGMQDKIFRVLVPMEEEIVNKDGKKKTVMRKVYPGYVLVEMVQTDDSWYVVRNTPGVTGFVGSTGSGSKPTALLPEEVEQILQHMGMEEPKPVIDFELKENVRVKVGPFANFVGSVEEILPDKSKLKVHVNMFGRETPVELEFTQVEKI; from the coding sequence ATGGAGAAAAGATGGTATGTCGTGCACACGTACTCAGGTTACGAGAACAAAGTTAAAGCTAACCTAGAGAAACGTGTGGAGTCGATGGGAATGCAAGACAAGATCTTCCGCGTGCTTGTGCCGATGGAAGAAGAAATTGTCAATAAGGACGGCAAGAAGAAGACAGTGATGCGCAAAGTATATCCTGGCTATGTTCTTGTTGAGATGGTCCAAACGGATGATTCTTGGTATGTAGTTCGCAACACTCCGGGTGTTACCGGATTTGTCGGATCTACAGGTTCTGGATCGAAGCCGACGGCACTACTGCCTGAAGAAGTGGAGCAAATATTGCAACACATGGGCATGGAAGAGCCTAAGCCGGTTATTGATTTCGAATTGAAAGAGAATGTCCGCGTTAAAGTTGGACCTTTCGCTAATTTTGTCGGTTCTGTAGAAGAGATTCTACCTGACAAGAGTAAGTTGAAGGTTCACGTTAACATGTTTGGAAGAGAAACCCCGGTTGAGTTGGAATTCACTCAAGTGGAGAAGATATAA
- the secE gene encoding preprotein translocase subunit SecE: MAFLGKMKQSFGNFFSFFGDSWGELKKVRWPNRKEIVSYTIIVLATVVFVTAYFWILDIGISSLVELVI, encoded by the coding sequence GTGGCTTTCCTTGGTAAAATGAAACAGAGCTTTGGGAACTTTTTTTCGTTCTTTGGCGATAGCTGGGGCGAATTAAAGAAGGTTCGTTGGCCTAATCGGAAGGAAATCGTTAGCTACACGATTATCGTTCTTGCAACTGTCGTGTTCGTGACTGCGTATTTCTGGATTCTGGACATCGGCATTTCTTCTCTTGTCGAACTAGTCATTTGA
- the rpmG gene encoding 50S ribosomal protein L33, protein MRVIITLACTSCKHRNYTSSKNKRTHADRIELKKFCRFCNEHTPHRETR, encoded by the coding sequence ATGCGGGTGATCATCACTCTGGCTTGCACAAGCTGCAAACATCGGAACTATACGTCGAGTAAGAACAAACGGACGCACGCCGATCGCATCGAGTTGAAGAAGTTCTGCAGATTCTGCAATGAACATACTCCTCATCGCGAAACGCGCTAA